From a region of the Polynucleobacter corsicus genome:
- a CDS encoding outer membrane lipoprotein carrier protein LolA, whose translation MQRFFSAAFLGIAILFSGAALSQGDSGAEQLRQFVRNSKTAEGEFVQQQLRAPKANEPQDKGLKVVRQTQGRFVFQRPGRFIWDTQKPYEQKLIADGKQLIMWDKDLNQATFRPAGQALATTPAAILFGETSLDQHFDLVEGEDRLGMKWVALVPKKIPNTKNGNDLPYTKISVGMANGLPKALELIDGLGSVVLVTLDKIQLNVNLPANRFTFAPPAGAEVLRLN comes from the coding sequence TTGCAAAGATTTTTTTCTGCAGCATTTTTAGGAATAGCTATTCTGTTTTCAGGGGCGGCACTTTCACAAGGTGATAGTGGCGCAGAGCAGTTGCGTCAGTTCGTGCGCAACTCTAAAACAGCTGAGGGTGAGTTTGTGCAACAGCAGTTACGTGCACCCAAAGCAAATGAACCCCAAGACAAGGGTTTAAAAGTGGTTCGCCAAACGCAGGGACGTTTTGTATTTCAGCGCCCAGGCCGATTTATTTGGGATACCCAAAAACCATACGAGCAAAAACTGATTGCCGACGGCAAGCAACTTATCATGTGGGATAAGGATTTAAATCAGGCTACCTTTAGGCCTGCTGGACAAGCTTTAGCGACTACTCCTGCTGCAATCCTATTTGGAGAGACCTCTCTGGATCAGCATTTTGATTTGGTCGAGGGCGAAGATCGTCTGGGTATGAAATGGGTTGCCCTGGTACCCAAGAAAATCCCCAATACAAAAAATGGCAATGACTTGCCGTATACCAAGATCTCAGTCGGAATGGCTAACGGCTTACCCAAAGCGTTAGAACTCATTGATGGCCTTGGGAGTGTTGTTCTGGTCACGCTCGACAAGATCCAGCTCAATGTGAACCTGCCCGCCAATCGCTTTACCTTTGCGCCACCTGCCGGCGCAGAAGTCTTACGCTTAAACTAA